TTAATTCTCTAACCGTAATAATACTTCGTTAAATAAATATACCATTAAGATAATAACCGTAAAGATAGTTATTTAACGACTAAGATATACATTATACATGAGTATATTACCTTCTTTGTAAAAATTATTAATATTAAATACATCCCACAAATCTTAAGATAAAAATAATATTATTAAATTTCAAATATATAAATCAATTGATTGTAAAAATGTGAATAAAATCAACATTAATAAACTCTATTTTATCTATAATCCCGACTTATCTTTTAGAAATTATATAAATAACTTAAAATCCCAAGTTTCGACTCATTATAAAGTTAAAATGTCTATTACATTCATTGTAGCTTCGCTATTTTATTTCTTATATATAAAATAAAATTTAACCTCAAATAAAAACAAATTGACAAACAAAAAAACAGCACAGATACACTATGCTGTTTTATAATTATACTAAACATAATTTTTTAAGTTCGTAAATGCTTCTCTGCCGATATATTTAGCTTTATCTCCAAGCTCTTCTTCTATTCTGAGGAGTCTGTTATATTTACAAACTCTCTCTGTTCTGGAAGGTGCCCCTGTTTTGATTTGTCCTGCATTAAATCCAACGGCTAAATCCGCGATAAAAGTATCTTCCGTTTCACCCGATCTGTGAGAAACGATAGTTGTATAACCATGTTCTCTGGCAAGTTTCATTGTATTAAAGGTTTCTGTAAGGGAACCGATTTGATTTACTTTTACAAGTATGGAATTTCCCGCTCCCATTTCAATTCCTTTTTTAAGTCTTTTTTCGTTTGTAACGAATAAATCATCTCCAACGAGCTGAACTTTATTTCCTATTTTTTGGGTTAAAACTTTCCAGTGTTCAAAGTCATCTTCAAATAATCCGTCTTCGATTGAAATTATTGGGTATTTTGTTGTAAGGACTTCATAATATGTCGTCATTTCACCATATCTTCTGCTCTCGGTTTCATAGAAATACGATTCCTGATTTTTATCATAGATTTCACTGCTCGCAACGTCTAATGCAAGAGAAATATCCTCACCTGCTTTATAACCTGCATTTTCTATCGCCTTTAATATAAGCATTATTACCTCTTCCGCACATTCAAGATTAGGTGCGAATCCCCCTTCGTCACCTACGGAAGTACATAAATTCTGAAGCTTTAAAATATCTTTTAATTTATGATAAACCTCACTTCCCATCCTCAAGGCTTCTTTAAATGATGAAGCACCATGAGGAACGATCATGAATTCCTGAATATCTACGTTATTATCCGCATGCTTACCGCCGTTTAAGATATTCATCATTGGTACGGGAAGCACACAAGGTTCTCCTACTCCCGCAAGTTTACCGATATATTCATAAAGCGGTATATTTAGGCTCTTCGCTGCAGCTCTTGCACAAGCAAGGGAAACGCCCAAAATAGAATTTGCTCCGAGCTTTTCTTTATTTTCTGTCCCGTCAAGTTCAAGCATAGCCTCATCAATCCCCTTCTGGTCGGTAACGTCCATTCCCAAAAGGATATCTCTGATATCTTTATTAACTATAGCCACCGCTTTTAAAACGCCATTTCCTAAGTATCTGCTTTCATCATTATCTCTAAGTTCAACGGCTTCAAATTCTCCTGTCGAAGCCCCTGAAGGTACGCTTGCAATGGCACTTACTCCATTTTCCAAACATACTTCAACTTCCACTGTAGGGTTTGCTCTGGAATCAAGAATTTCTCTCGCCTTTAAATTAACAATTTTTGAATTACTCAATGTAAAATCCTCCTTTTAAATTTTAGTTTTAGCAAAAATAGGGATAATATACACTTTGAACCAATGTATGTTTTAAT
This region of Anaerofustis stercorihominis DSM 17244 genomic DNA includes:
- the eno gene encoding phosphopyruvate hydratase, with product MSNSKIVNLKAREILDSRANPTVEVEVCLENGVSAIASVPSGASTGEFEAVELRDNDESRYLGNGVLKAVAIVNKDIRDILLGMDVTDQKGIDEAMLELDGTENKEKLGANSILGVSLACARAAAKSLNIPLYEYIGKLAGVGEPCVLPVPMMNILNGGKHADNNVDIQEFMIVPHGASSFKEALRMGSEVYHKLKDILKLQNLCTSVGDEGGFAPNLECAEEVIMLILKAIENAGYKAGEDISLALDVASSEIYDKNQESYFYETESRRYGEMTTYYEVLTTKYPIISIEDGLFEDDFEHWKVLTQKIGNKVQLVGDDLFVTNEKRLKKGIEMGAGNSILVKVNQIGSLTETFNTMKLAREHGYTTIVSHRSGETEDTFIADLAVGFNAGQIKTGAPSRTERVCKYNRLLRIEEELGDKAKYIGREAFTNLKNYV